Proteins found in one Paraburkholderia caballeronis genomic segment:
- the nrdR gene encoding transcriptional regulator NrdR: MRCPFCRHEDTQVVDSRVSEDGAAIRRRRRCPSCDKRFTTYERVELAMPAVVKKDGSRTEFDRRKIAASMKLALRKRPVSADAIDEAVARIEYQLLGSGEREVRSERLGELVMAELRELDKVAFVRFASVYRRFEDVSEFEDVIEEFRRMAGPAAPAKPTGKR; encoded by the coding sequence ATGCGCTGCCCCTTCTGCCGGCACGAGGACACGCAGGTCGTCGATTCCCGCGTGTCCGAGGACGGCGCCGCGATCCGGCGCCGTCGCCGCTGTCCGTCCTGCGACAAGCGTTTTACGACGTACGAGCGGGTCGAGCTGGCGATGCCGGCCGTGGTCAAGAAGGACGGCAGCCGCACCGAATTCGACCGCCGCAAGATCGCGGCCAGCATGAAACTCGCGCTGCGCAAGCGCCCGGTTTCGGCTGACGCGATCGACGAGGCGGTCGCCCGCATCGAATATCAACTGCTCGGCAGCGGCGAGCGCGAGGTGCGCAGCGAGCGCCTCGGCGAACTCGTGATGGCCGAACTGCGCGAACTCGACAAGGTCGCGTTCGTGCGGTTCGCATCCGTCTACCGGCGCTTCGAGGACGTCTCCGAATTCGAGGACGTGATCGAGGAATTCCGCCGCATGGCCGGCCCGGCCGCGCCCGCGAAGCCGACCGGCAAGCGCTGA
- a CDS encoding DUF883 family protein: MSEVNKERLMSDIKTVLADAEDLLKQAASATGERASELRETALTRLKQAKEKAADVQVVVVEKGKKAARATDDYVHEHPWTSIGIAAGVGVLIGLLINRK, from the coding sequence ATGTCAGAAGTCAACAAGGAGAGACTGATGTCGGATATCAAAACCGTTCTCGCGGACGCAGAGGACCTGCTGAAGCAGGCCGCCAGCGCAACTGGCGAACGCGCGTCCGAACTGCGCGAAACGGCGTTGACGCGCCTGAAGCAAGCGAAGGAAAAGGCAGCCGACGTCCAGGTCGTCGTGGTCGAAAAAGGCAAGAAGGCCGCGCGCGCGACCGACGACTACGTGCACGAGCATCCGTGGACGTCGATCGGCATCGCCGCCGGCGTCGGCGTGTTGATCGGACTATTGATCAACCGCAAGTAA
- a CDS encoding DUF3318 domain-containing protein, whose protein sequence is MSQSHPDSTFRPKRPPAKELSTPQLRALRKELLIVRADVERAELLESYVHLREAVTHFSWLRFLVPGFGKQRGGPLGSTVGGLLKQYPMLSSLVSLILAKPLRASVVSTARPLIKWTGIAFTAWEAYRVWQQIRQQRRTSARSSGIDEE, encoded by the coding sequence ATGAGCCAATCCCATCCGGACTCCACGTTCCGCCCGAAGCGCCCGCCCGCGAAAGAGCTTTCGACGCCGCAACTGCGCGCGCTGCGCAAAGAGCTGCTGATCGTGCGCGCGGACGTCGAGCGGGCCGAACTGCTCGAATCGTACGTGCACCTGCGCGAAGCGGTCACGCATTTCAGCTGGCTGCGCTTCCTCGTTCCGGGCTTCGGCAAGCAACGCGGCGGCCCGCTGGGTTCGACGGTCGGCGGGTTGCTCAAGCAATATCCGATGCTCAGTTCGCTCGTATCGCTGATACTCGCGAAGCCGCTGCGCGCAAGCGTCGTCTCGACCGCGCGGCCGCTGATCAAGTGGACCGGCATCGCGTTCACCGCTTGGGAAGCGTATCGCGTGTGGCAGCAGATCCGGCAACAGCGACGGACTTCCGCACGCAGTTCGGGCATCGACGAAGAGTGA
- a CDS encoding type IV pilin protein, with the protein MSRHRGEQEATVRDSGFTLLELVVALAIAAIVAAFALPAYHGQIARGHRTDAITALYRAAQFADTAAPDANTLPAGLDQSPSSGVAVYRLSLSRGDETNGGYVIEARPTEPGPMRDDACGTFRLDATGTRTNVPPGDASAPTLGECWRDR; encoded by the coding sequence ATGTCACGTCACAGGGGTGAACAGGAAGCGACGGTGCGTGACAGCGGGTTCACGCTGCTGGAACTCGTCGTCGCGCTGGCGATTGCGGCGATCGTCGCCGCGTTTGCGTTGCCGGCTTATCACGGGCAGATCGCTCGCGGACATCGCACCGATGCGATCACCGCGCTTTATCGCGCCGCGCAGTTCGCCGACACTGCCGCGCCGGATGCGAACACGCTGCCGGCGGGCCTCGATCAGTCGCCGTCGTCAGGCGTGGCGGTGTATCGATTGAGTCTGTCGCGGGGCGACGAAACGAACGGCGGGTATGTGATCGAAGCGCGTCCGACCGAGCCCGGACCGATGCGGGACGACGCGTGCGGCACGTTCCGGCTCGATGCCACGGGCACGAGAACGAATGTCCCGCCGGGCGACGCATCCGCGCCGACGCTCGGTGAATGCTGGCGGGATCGTTAA
- a CDS encoding PilW family protein yields MRPRCPLTVRASRGHTLLELMIAAALGIVVVAGTVAAYRSQRAAFAYAADAARIHDAGMNALLLIGEQIQMAGFEPADSTDDVVAAPLFGCTSGRPVVAHDTVTCEPLSSRSDGIAVRYVGDGESTWLSATGQVTDCLGQAVGPPGATVVNRFYAKPGASTGEPELYCEGAGNEGTAQPLVEGVERLRLRYWLDGAAQAVDASALTSDQWAMVAAVDLCVLVRGAALGRRVRYVDCDGVSSAADDGRARRAFRRHVAIRNRPGAQP; encoded by the coding sequence ATGAGGCCGCGCTGTCCGCTTACCGTGCGCGCGAGTCGCGGCCATACGTTGCTCGAATTGATGATCGCGGCGGCGCTCGGCATCGTCGTGGTCGCCGGCACGGTTGCGGCGTACCGCTCGCAGCGCGCGGCATTTGCGTATGCGGCCGACGCCGCGCGCATCCATGATGCCGGCATGAACGCGCTGCTGCTGATCGGCGAGCAGATCCAGATGGCGGGGTTCGAGCCGGCCGATTCGACCGACGACGTTGTCGCCGCGCCGCTGTTCGGCTGTACGTCCGGGCGTCCGGTCGTCGCGCACGACACCGTCACGTGCGAGCCGTTGTCGAGCCGGTCAGACGGCATCGCGGTCCGTTATGTCGGCGATGGCGAATCGACGTGGCTGTCCGCGACCGGACAGGTGACGGACTGCCTGGGGCAAGCGGTCGGCCCGCCTGGCGCGACCGTCGTGAACCGCTTCTACGCGAAGCCGGGTGCGTCGACCGGCGAGCCGGAACTGTATTGCGAAGGCGCCGGCAACGAAGGCACGGCGCAGCCGTTGGTCGAAGGCGTCGAACGGTTGCGGCTTCGATACTGGCTCGACGGCGCGGCACAGGCAGTCGATGCGTCGGCGCTGACTTCCGATCAATGGGCGATGGTCGCGGCCGTCGATCTTTGCGTGCTCGTACGTGGAGCGGCATTGGGCCGGCGCGTTCGTTACGTCGATTGCGACGGCGTGTCGTCGGCGGCCGACGACGGGCGCGCGAGGCGGGCGTTCCGGCGGCACGTCGCGATTCGCAACAGGCCGGGGGCGCAGCCATGA
- a CDS encoding GspH/FimT family pseudopilin, producing MKSPRPWSRGCSGVTLIESMIVVVLLALCATVATPTFVAWRVRDQIDARAGALLGTLAYARGEAIRRQTRIIVCRIDAQRNCLAAGAACPSSGLLDWSCGWAVMAGSEGAWRPLRIQSGLDEIGVASPLTNIAFTPPAGQAIGTLRHFEVAPRASSVAPAKDGRWRRCIRIASGGRARISDGLCEAS from the coding sequence ATGAAATCGCCTCGACCGTGGTCGCGTGGATGCAGCGGCGTCACGCTGATTGAATCGATGATCGTCGTGGTGCTGCTCGCACTGTGCGCGACCGTCGCGACGCCGACGTTCGTTGCATGGCGCGTGCGCGACCAGATCGACGCGCGCGCGGGCGCGTTGCTCGGCACGCTCGCGTACGCGCGCGGCGAGGCGATCCGGCGTCAGACGCGCATCATCGTTTGCCGGATCGATGCACAGCGCAACTGTCTTGCGGCGGGTGCCGCGTGCCCGTCGTCCGGGCTGCTCGACTGGTCGTGCGGCTGGGCCGTGATGGCGGGGAGCGAAGGCGCGTGGCGGCCGCTGCGCATTCAGTCCGGGCTGGATGAAATCGGCGTGGCGTCGCCGTTGACGAACATCGCGTTCACGCCGCCCGCCGGACAGGCGATCGGCACGCTGCGGCATTTCGAGGTCGCGCCTCGTGCTTCCTCTGTTGCTCCCGCGAAGGATGGGCGATGGCGGCGCTGCATTCGCATCGCATCCGGCGGGCGGGCGCGCATCAGTGACGGCCTGTGCGAGGCTTCGTGA
- a CDS encoding type IV pilus modification PilV family protein, whose product MMKLLRAHGQARGSTLLEVALAVAIMAASGVGLIATQLSLSRHAQTAAVRAQAVFIADALAEAAVEGSSGIGAGDQWRTRASVVIPGGAVSIASAGIDASVATVTWPAKPYGSAAAPQPCAGAPASPGRECASLTFAR is encoded by the coding sequence GTGATGAAACTGCTGCGAGCGCATGGGCAGGCGAGGGGATCGACGCTTCTCGAAGTCGCGCTAGCCGTGGCCATCATGGCGGCCAGCGGTGTCGGGCTGATCGCGACGCAACTGTCGCTGTCGCGGCATGCGCAAACGGCGGCGGTTCGTGCGCAGGCGGTGTTCATTGCCGATGCGCTGGCGGAGGCGGCTGTTGAAGGAAGCTCGGGTATTGGCGCTGGCGATCAGTGGAGAACGCGTGCTTCGGTCGTGATACCCGGCGGTGCGGTGTCGATCGCGTCGGCGGGTATCGATGCGTCGGTCGCGACAGTGACGTGGCCCGCAAAGCCGTACGGATCTGCCGCCGCGCCGCAGCCGTGTGCTGGTGCGCCGGCATCGCCGGGCCGCGAATGCGCATCGCTCACGTTCGCGCGATGA
- a CDS encoding phage holin family protein produces MTTDSQSQRAEHGPLRRIIGAVFSILETRLELIGIELAEEKDRLIGVLFLGLAATLLATLALIALTALIAIAFWDTYRWQALAGITAVYALAAIVCGVKARQGLRNAPLMFQATLNEFEKDHELFRKH; encoded by the coding sequence ATGACGACAGACAGCCAATCGCAGCGAGCGGAGCACGGTCCGCTGCGCCGCATCATCGGTGCCGTGTTCTCGATCCTCGAAACGAGGCTCGAACTGATCGGCATCGAACTGGCCGAGGAAAAGGACCGCCTGATCGGGGTGCTCTTTCTCGGGCTCGCGGCCACGCTGCTCGCGACCCTCGCGCTGATCGCGCTGACCGCACTGATCGCGATTGCGTTCTGGGACACCTATCGCTGGCAGGCGCTCGCCGGCATCACCGCGGTGTATGCGCTTGCCGCGATCGTCTGCGGCGTGAAAGCGCGCCAGGGGCTGCGCAATGCGCCGCTGATGTTCCAGGCGACGCTGAACGAATTCGAGAAAGACCACGAGCTGTTCCGCAAGCACTAG
- a CDS encoding pilus assembly PilX family protein: MRLGRKQQGIALPIVLMIVAMMLVTSSAWFESALLDARNASATADHQQAFHAADSALRLCARALMSGAMVAPLPPDESGEPSAWRQPRDFDARAVVPIEPWPGSVRSPQCMIESWKLETRPEARAFLLTARGFGASVDAQSWLQLQLVIDGTDVESHWRRVVARPF; encoded by the coding sequence ATGCGGTTGGGGCGGAAGCAGCAAGGCATCGCATTGCCGATCGTGCTGATGATCGTCGCGATGATGCTCGTCACGTCGTCCGCGTGGTTCGAATCGGCGTTGCTCGACGCGCGCAACGCGAGCGCGACGGCCGATCATCAGCAGGCGTTCCATGCAGCCGATTCGGCGCTGCGGCTTTGCGCCCGTGCGTTGATGTCCGGAGCGATGGTCGCGCCGCTTCCGCCCGACGAGTCCGGCGAGCCATCCGCATGGCGTCAGCCGCGCGATTTCGACGCACGCGCCGTTGTTCCGATCGAACCATGGCCGGGCTCGGTGCGGTCGCCACAGTGCATGATCGAGAGCTGGAAGCTCGAAACGCGTCCGGAAGCCCGCGCATTCCTGTTGACCGCGCGCGGCTTTGGCGCGTCGGTCGACGCGCAGAGCTGGCTTCAGCTTCAACTGGTGATCGACGGAACCGATGTCGAGTCGCACTGGCGGCGTGTCGTCGCGAGGCCGTTCTGA